A genomic region of Azoarcus sp. KH32C contains the following coding sequences:
- a CDS encoding fumarate reductase subunit C: MSVPDPRRPYMRPMTGWWRRNPFFVEYMIHEGTALFVAAYAIVLLVGLLRLAQGEAAWNGWLDALRSPLSVAFHVVLLAAIGYHAWTWFRIMPKTMPPLVIGGHRLRPGEITAAGIGAAILASIALLLAAWGLVR, from the coding sequence ATGAGCGTGCCCGATCCCCGTCGTCCTTATATGCGCCCGATGACCGGCTGGTGGCGCCGCAACCCCTTCTTCGTCGAGTACATGATCCACGAGGGCACGGCGCTCTTCGTCGCCGCCTACGCGATCGTGCTGCTTGTCGGCCTGCTGCGGCTCGCACAAGGCGAGGCGGCGTGGAACGGCTGGCTCGACGCCCTGAGAAGCCCTCTGTCGGTCGCGTTCCACGTCGTGCTGCTTGCCGCGATCGGCTACCACGCCTGGACCTGGTTCCGGATCATGCCCAAGACGATGCCCCCCCTCGTGATCGGCGGGCACCGCCTGCGGCCGGGTGAGATTACCGCCGCGGGCATCGGCGCCGCGATCCTCGCGAGCATCGCGCTGCTCCTCGCGGCATGGGGGCTCGTGCGATGA
- a CDS encoding ethylbenzene dehydrogenase-related protein — translation MKKTALVVALAALGIGATQAADPAKINWAKVPAVTVTLFYPGQSSYEWLRSDAHKGASKEVKRGDSCTSCHDEEDAEKDLGEKLVKGGPLEPRPVKGKSGFKELKVQAAYDSKNAYLRFQWKTDNAFPGSEHQYLRFDGHEWKVFGFPKLDKPVQDGSEMGIYEDRMSVMIDDGKVPGFAQQGCWLTCHDGERDMPKQFTKDEAAANPLLQAIKKNDVRKYLPETRSDPSDWKTGKSVAEVEKIKAAGGFLDLIQWRAHRSNPVGMADDGYVLEFRLSDGGKDMFSGNADPKTHQPKYMWDAAKVGYKSITVDKLHQADHFLIREKNAVPFDPNAGWKEGDMVPDYVVSRADASGSAADNNAIASWKDGVWTVVMVRPLALTNADDKALKPGGVYNVGFAIHDDNITTRGHHVSFVRTLGLGAKGKADIKAVKLP, via the coding sequence ATGAAAAAGACAGCACTGGTCGTGGCGCTGGCGGCTCTCGGCATCGGCGCGACGCAGGCGGCCGATCCCGCCAAGATCAACTGGGCGAAGGTCCCGGCGGTGACCGTCACGCTCTTCTATCCGGGGCAGTCCTCGTACGAATGGCTGCGCAGCGACGCGCACAAGGGAGCGTCGAAGGAAGTGAAGCGCGGCGATTCCTGTACCTCTTGCCACGACGAGGAGGACGCCGAGAAGGACCTGGGCGAGAAGCTCGTGAAGGGCGGGCCGCTCGAGCCGCGGCCGGTGAAAGGCAAGTCCGGCTTCAAGGAACTGAAAGTTCAGGCGGCCTACGACAGCAAGAATGCCTACCTCCGCTTCCAGTGGAAGACGGACAACGCCTTCCCCGGTTCCGAGCACCAGTACCTGCGTTTCGACGGCCACGAGTGGAAGGTGTTCGGTTTTCCCAAGCTCGACAAGCCGGTCCAGGACGGCTCCGAGATGGGCATCTACGAGGACCGCATGTCGGTCATGATCGACGACGGCAAGGTGCCGGGCTTCGCGCAGCAAGGCTGCTGGCTCACCTGCCACGACGGCGAGCGCGACATGCCGAAGCAATTCACGAAGGACGAGGCGGCCGCGAACCCGCTGCTGCAGGCGATCAAGAAGAACGACGTGCGCAAGTACCTGCCCGAAACGCGCAGCGATCCGTCGGACTGGAAGACCGGCAAGAGTGTCGCGGAAGTCGAGAAGATCAAGGCCGCGGGCGGCTTCCTCGACCTGATCCAGTGGCGTGCGCACCGCAGCAATCCCGTCGGGATGGCCGACGACGGCTACGTGCTGGAGTTCCGGTTGAGCGACGGCGGCAAGGACATGTTCAGCGGCAATGCCGATCCGAAGACTCACCAGCCGAAGTACATGTGGGACGCGGCCAAGGTGGGCTACAAATCGATCACCGTCGACAAGCTGCACCAGGCCGACCACTTCCTGATCCGCGAGAAGAATGCCGTGCCCTTCGATCCGAACGCCGGATGGAAGGAAGGCGACATGGTGCCGGACTACGTCGTCAGCCGCGCCGACGCGTCGGGTTCAGCGGCGGACAACAATGCGATCGCAAGCTGGAAGGACGGGGTTTGGACCGTCGTCATGGTCCGCCCGCTTGCGCTGACGAACGCGGACGACAAGGCCTTGAAGCCGGGGGGCGTCTATAACGTCGGCTTCGCGATTCACGACGACAACATCACGACGCGGGGCCATCACGTGTCCTTCGTGAGGACGCTCGGCCTCGGTGCGAAGGGCAAGGCCGATATCAAGGCGGTGAAGCTCCCGTAA
- a CDS encoding succinate dehydrogenase/fumarate reductase iron-sulfur subunit produces MRDAPVPEKRIEIEVLRYRPEQDVEPVPQVYTVPFTDDMSVLQGLQYIKDYLDGSLSFRWSCRMAICGSCGMMIDGVPRLSCKTFLRDFHPRRVRVEALAHFPIERDLVVVIDDFIQKLEQIKPYIVPKTPRTLAEGEYLQTPAERDVYEQFSSCINCLLCYAACPQYGLNPEFVGPGIMALLHRYNVDSRDGGAAERMKIAGSEAGAFNCTAVGYCSEVCPKHVDPANAVNQNKTLAAKDYFLRWGKPKGGER; encoded by the coding sequence GTGCGTGACGCTCCGGTGCCCGAGAAGCGGATCGAAATCGAAGTCCTGCGCTATCGACCCGAGCAGGACGTCGAGCCTGTGCCGCAGGTCTACACGGTGCCTTTCACCGACGACATGTCGGTGCTGCAGGGTCTGCAGTACATCAAGGATTACCTGGACGGCTCGCTGAGCTTCCGCTGGTCCTGCCGGATGGCGATCTGCGGCAGCTGCGGCATGATGATCGACGGCGTACCGCGGCTGTCGTGCAAGACCTTCCTGCGCGATTTCCATCCGCGCCGCGTGCGCGTGGAGGCCCTGGCCCACTTCCCGATCGAGCGCGATCTGGTCGTCGTGATCGACGATTTCATCCAGAAGCTGGAGCAGATCAAGCCCTACATCGTGCCGAAGACGCCGCGCACGCTGGCCGAAGGCGAGTACCTGCAGACGCCGGCCGAGCGCGACGTCTACGAGCAGTTCAGCTCCTGCATCAACTGCCTGCTATGTTACGCCGCCTGCCCGCAATACGGCCTCAACCCCGAGTTTGTCGGGCCGGGCATCATGGCGCTGCTGCACCGTTACAACGTCGACTCGCGCGACGGCGGCGCTGCCGAGCGGATGAAGATCGCGGGCTCCGAGGCCGGTGCCTTCAACTGCACCGCGGTCGGATACTGCTCGGAGGTCTGCCCCAAGCACGTCGATCCGGCCAATGCCGTCAATCAGAACAAGACCCTCGCCGCGAAGGACTACTTCCTGCGCTGGGGGAAGCCCAAGGGAGGCGAGCGATGA
- a CDS encoding YebC/PmpR family DNA-binding transcriptional regulator, which yields MAGHSKWANIQHRKGRQDAKRGKVFTKLIKEITVAARMGGGDPNFNPRLRLAVDKAKAENMPGENIDRAIKRGTGELDGVSYEEVRYEGYGIAGAAVMVDCLTDNKTRTVADVRHAFSKFGGNMGTDGCVAFQFKHCGQMLFAPGTNEDALMEAALEAGAEDVVTNDDGSIEVLTAPYEFTTVKEALEKAGFKAEFGEVTMKPLNETELSGEDSVRMQKLLDALESLDDVQDVYSSAVMDE from the coding sequence ATGGCTGGTCATTCCAAATGGGCCAACATCCAGCACCGCAAGGGGCGCCAGGACGCCAAGCGGGGCAAGGTCTTCACCAAGCTGATCAAGGAAATCACCGTCGCCGCGCGCATGGGCGGGGGTGACCCGAACTTCAACCCGCGCCTGCGCCTCGCGGTCGACAAGGCCAAGGCCGAGAACATGCCCGGCGAGAACATCGACCGCGCGATCAAGCGCGGCACCGGTGAGCTCGACGGCGTGAGCTACGAGGAAGTGCGCTACGAAGGCTACGGCATTGCCGGCGCCGCGGTGATGGTCGACTGCCTCACCGACAACAAGACCCGCACCGTCGCCGACGTCCGCCACGCCTTCTCGAAGTTCGGCGGCAACATGGGTACCGACGGCTGCGTCGCGTTCCAGTTCAAGCACTGCGGCCAGATGCTGTTCGCGCCCGGCACGAACGAGGACGCACTGATGGAAGCCGCGCTCGAAGCCGGCGCCGAAGACGTCGTGACGAATGACGACGGCTCGATTGAAGTGCTGACCGCGCCCTACGAGTTCACGACCGTCAAGGAAGCGCTCGAGAAGGCCGGCTTCAAGGCCGAATTCGGCGAAGTCACGATGAAGCCGCTCAACGAGACCGAACTCTCGGGTGAGGACTCGGTGCGCATGCAGAAGCTGCTCGACGCGCTCGAATCGCTCGACGACGTGCAGGATGTCTACAGCTCGGCCGTGATGGACGAGTAA
- a CDS encoding autotransporter domain-containing esterase encodes MIRRSILAAAIAAFCSSGAQAADFSATYFFGDSLSDAGSFSAFLPAGTGRFTTNPGPVWAEDLAAALGTRAVPALAGGTNFAQGGARVTLQPGVPDTNLLTANATPIADQIAAYLTVAGHARSNALYSVWGGANDLFRAIDSTTPESADPVGYLLTTAGQTVAAVSELKVAGARYILVPTLPDVGTTPFGNSLGPVGAAGVTQLSSLYNQAVFGGLAAARVQVIPLDIFSLLNEAIASPAQFGFVNVTLPACGATQALLCTQADLIAPGADQTFLFADGVHPTTGAHRIIADYALSVLRAPGAISQLAESPAHTREMLMTTIADQAALGLWSRTQPGFGAWASLGASHLKQASSDSVPGADGNPYDVTVGIDTHLSANTVVGAAFGAGSLDADFSGDAGSYRQDERTLALYAGYRSGPLRATVVAAAGDIDFDTRRAATLGPARRVMKGDTSGTNRSLGAEASYDLSEGVVRHGPLLGVDWQQVRVEGFRERGNASTTMEFDSQQRDSLVGRIGYQLRYEQGRCQPYARIAFNHEFADQDRDVRANLVTLPDNGFALPAFAAERNYGTATVGVAAKLSPTVSANVALTGRFAPDDVSWYGLQAGIQIGF; translated from the coding sequence ATGATCCGACGTTCCATCCTTGCCGCTGCGATCGCTGCCTTCTGCAGCAGCGGCGCGCAAGCGGCCGACTTCAGCGCTACCTATTTCTTCGGCGACAGCCTCAGCGACGCCGGCAGCTTCTCCGCCTTCCTGCCGGCGGGGACCGGCCGTTTCACGACCAACCCCGGCCCGGTGTGGGCCGAGGATCTCGCCGCTGCACTCGGCACGCGCGCGGTTCCGGCGCTCGCCGGCGGCACCAACTTCGCGCAGGGCGGGGCGCGCGTGACTCTGCAGCCCGGCGTGCCGGACACCAACCTCCTGACGGCGAACGCGACGCCGATCGCGGATCAGATCGCTGCCTATCTCACCGTCGCCGGGCATGCCCGCAGCAATGCCCTCTATTCGGTGTGGGGCGGCGCAAACGATCTTTTCCGCGCCATCGACTCCACCACGCCCGAATCCGCCGATCCGGTGGGCTACCTGCTGACGACGGCCGGCCAGACCGTCGCCGCCGTCTCTGAACTGAAGGTAGCCGGCGCGCGCTACATCCTCGTACCGACGCTCCCCGACGTCGGCACGACGCCCTTCGGCAACTCGCTCGGCCCGGTGGGTGCAGCCGGCGTGACGCAGCTGTCTTCGCTCTACAACCAGGCCGTGTTCGGCGGCCTCGCCGCGGCTCGCGTCCAGGTCATTCCGCTCGACATCTTCTCGCTCCTGAACGAGGCGATCGCTTCCCCCGCACAGTTCGGATTCGTCAACGTCACCCTGCCGGCCTGCGGCGCGACGCAGGCGCTGCTGTGCACGCAGGCCGACCTGATTGCGCCGGGAGCCGACCAGACCTTTCTCTTCGCGGATGGCGTTCATCCGACGACGGGGGCGCACCGCATCATCGCGGACTACGCGCTCTCCGTGCTGCGCGCCCCGGGCGCGATATCGCAGCTCGCCGAATCGCCGGCGCACACGCGCGAGATGCTCATGACCACGATCGCAGACCAGGCGGCGCTCGGCCTGTGGTCCCGCACCCAGCCCGGCTTCGGCGCGTGGGCGAGCCTCGGCGCGAGCCACCTCAAGCAGGCCTCGAGCGATAGCGTACCGGGCGCCGACGGCAACCCGTACGACGTCACCGTCGGCATCGACACGCACCTGTCTGCCAACACCGTCGTCGGTGCTGCCTTCGGTGCAGGCTCGCTCGATGCCGACTTCTCGGGCGACGCCGGAAGCTATCGCCAAGACGAGCGGACGCTGGCGCTTTACGCCGGTTACCGCAGCGGACCCTTGCGCGCAACGGTCGTTGCTGCGGCCGGCGACATCGACTTCGACACCCGCCGGGCTGCCACCCTCGGGCCTGCCCGCCGCGTGATGAAGGGCGATACCTCCGGTACGAACCGATCGCTCGGTGCCGAGGCCTCGTACGACCTCTCCGAAGGCGTGGTCCGGCACGGGCCGCTACTCGGCGTGGATTGGCAGCAAGTGCGCGTCGAAGGCTTCCGCGAGCGCGGCAACGCGTCGACGACGATGGAGTTCGACTCGCAACAGCGCGACTCGCTGGTAGGGCGCATCGGTTACCAATTGCGCTACGAGCAGGGGCGTTGCCAGCCTTATGCCCGGATCGCGTTCAACCACGAATTCGCGGATCAGGACCGTGACGTGCGCGCCAATCTGGTGACCCTGCCGGACAACGGCTTCGCGCTGCCCGCCTTCGCCGCCGAGCGCAACTACGGGACCGCGACGGTCGGTGTCGCCGCGAAGCTCTCGCCGACGGTCAGCGCCAATGTCGCACTCACCGGACGTTTCGCCCCCGACGACGTCAGCTGGTACGGGCTGCAGGCTGGCATCCAGATCGGCTTCTGA
- the frdA gene encoding fumarate reductase (quinol) flavoprotein subunit gives MEAFKADVAIVGAGGAGLRAAIAVAEADPSLRIALISKVYPMRSHTVAAEGGSAGVVQAHDSLEDHFHDTVAGGDWLCEQDVVDDFVSRCTEEMVQLEHWGCPWSRKEDGHINVRAFGGMKIERTWFAADKTGFHMLHTLFQTSIKYPSIRRFDEYFCVDLIVEDGRAQGVVAVQIASREFTLIEAGAVIIATGGAGRVFRENTNGGIVTGDGMSLAYRHGVPLRDMEFVQYHPTCMPGTGLLFTEACRGEGGFLLNKDGYRYLQDYGLGPAEPTPRNKAMELGPRDRLSQAFWYEQQKGRTIDSPQGPVVHLDLRHLGEAKLRERLPQIYELAEEFLGVDPALTPIPVRPAVHYTMGGILVDGRCASPLPGLFAAGECSSVGIHGANRLGSNSLAELCVFGKTAGIEAAAFARNVPPADSARLLKQAESIEQRTLALVTHPSGSERIATLRKEMAESMENGCGIYRDAATMRATCDKLAELKHRFHKVRVEDQSRVWNTEWLLAVELGYQLDVAQAMAHSALNRRESRGAHQRLDGYTARDDVNFLKHSQAHYAGDDAPRIDYGDVKITRSPPGTRAYGAAGEKAEQEREAHRA, from the coding sequence GTGGAAGCATTCAAGGCGGACGTGGCGATTGTCGGTGCCGGCGGCGCGGGGCTGAGGGCGGCGATCGCGGTCGCCGAGGCCGATCCGAGTCTCAGGATCGCGCTGATCTCCAAGGTCTATCCGATGCGCAGCCATACCGTCGCGGCCGAAGGCGGCTCGGCGGGTGTCGTGCAGGCCCACGACAGCCTCGAAGACCATTTTCACGACACCGTGGCCGGCGGCGACTGGCTGTGCGAGCAGGACGTGGTCGACGACTTCGTCTCGCGCTGCACCGAGGAGATGGTGCAGCTGGAGCACTGGGGCTGCCCGTGGAGCCGCAAGGAAGACGGCCACATCAACGTGCGCGCTTTCGGCGGCATGAAGATCGAGCGCACGTGGTTCGCCGCCGACAAGACCGGCTTCCACATGCTCCACACGCTGTTCCAGACCTCGATCAAGTATCCGTCGATCCGCCGCTTCGACGAGTATTTCTGCGTCGATCTCATCGTCGAGGACGGCCGCGCGCAGGGCGTCGTCGCGGTGCAGATCGCGTCGCGCGAGTTCACGCTGATCGAGGCGGGCGCGGTGATCATCGCCACCGGGGGCGCCGGCCGCGTCTTCCGCGAGAACACCAACGGCGGCATCGTCACCGGCGACGGCATGTCGCTCGCCTACCGGCATGGCGTGCCGCTGCGCGACATGGAGTTCGTCCAGTACCACCCGACCTGCATGCCGGGCACGGGCCTGCTGTTCACCGAAGCCTGCCGCGGCGAGGGCGGCTTTCTGCTCAACAAGGACGGCTACCGCTACCTGCAGGATTACGGGCTCGGGCCCGCGGAGCCGACGCCGCGCAACAAGGCGATGGAGCTCGGCCCGCGCGATCGCCTGAGCCAGGCGTTCTGGTACGAGCAGCAGAAGGGGCGCACGATCGACAGCCCGCAGGGCCCGGTTGTGCATCTGGACCTGCGTCACCTCGGCGAGGCGAAGCTGCGCGAGCGCCTGCCGCAGATCTACGAGCTCGCCGAGGAGTTCCTCGGCGTCGACCCCGCGCTGACGCCAATCCCGGTGCGCCCTGCCGTGCATTACACGATGGGCGGAATCCTCGTGGACGGGCGCTGCGCGTCGCCGCTGCCCGGGCTCTTCGCGGCCGGCGAATGCTCGAGCGTCGGCATCCACGGGGCCAACCGGCTCGGCTCGAATTCGCTCGCGGAACTGTGCGTGTTCGGCAAGACGGCCGGCATCGAGGCAGCTGCGTTCGCGCGCAACGTGCCACCGGCAGATTCCGCCCGGCTGCTGAAGCAGGCCGAATCCATCGAGCAGCGGACACTCGCGCTCGTGACGCATCCGTCGGGCAGCGAACGCATCGCCACCTTGCGCAAGGAGATGGCCGAGTCGATGGAAAACGGCTGCGGCATCTATCGCGACGCTGCCACGATGCGGGCCACCTGCGACAAGCTCGCGGAGCTGAAGCACCGCTTCCATAAGGTCCGTGTCGAAGACCAGTCGCGCGTCTGGAACACCGAATGGCTGCTGGCCGTCGAACTCGGGTACCAGCTCGATGTTGCGCAGGCGATGGCGCATTCGGCGCTGAACCGCCGCGAATCGCGCGGCGCCCACCAGCGCCTCGATGGCTACACCGCGCGCGACGACGTGAACTTCCTCAAGCATTCGCAGGCCCATTACGCGGGCGACGATGCGCCGCGCATCGACTATGGCGACGTGAAGATCACGCGCTCGCCCCCCGGCACGCGCGCGTATGGAGCGGCGGGCGAGAAGGCCGAACAGGAAAGGGAGGCTCATCGTGCGTGA
- the ruvC gene encoding crossover junction endodeoxyribonuclease RuvC produces MNGPSASRIVSTRILGLDPGLRITGFGLIDKLGNELRYVASGCIRTRDGELPGRLKTLLDGVREVIATYTPDQVAVEKVFVNVNPQSTLLLGQARGAVICGAVSRDLEVHEYTALQVKQAVVGYGKANKDQVQHMVQRLLSLDGSPSPDAADALACAICHAHGGLGVQGEIGRRRRAGRILVSPGAR; encoded by the coding sequence ATGAATGGTCCCAGCGCTTCCCGCATCGTCTCCACCCGCATCCTCGGCCTCGACCCGGGCCTGCGCATCACCGGCTTCGGCCTCATCGACAAGCTCGGCAACGAGTTGCGCTACGTTGCCAGCGGCTGCATCCGCACGCGCGACGGCGAACTGCCGGGACGGCTGAAGACCTTGCTCGACGGCGTGCGCGAAGTGATCGCGACCTACACGCCCGACCAGGTGGCGGTCGAGAAGGTGTTCGTGAACGTCAATCCGCAATCCACGCTGCTGCTCGGGCAGGCGCGCGGCGCGGTGATCTGCGGCGCCGTGTCACGGGACCTCGAGGTGCATGAATACACCGCGCTGCAGGTGAAGCAGGCCGTCGTGGGCTACGGCAAGGCGAACAAGGACCAGGTCCAGCACATGGTGCAGCGCCTGCTCTCGCTCGACGGCAGCCCGAGTCCGGACGCGGCCGACGCGCTCGCCTGCGCAATCTGCCACGCCCACGGCGGCCTGGGCGTGCAGGGCGAGATCGGGCGGCGGCGGCGCGCCGGGCGCATCCTCGTCAGTCCCGGGGCGCGCTGA
- the frdD gene encoding fumarate reductase subunit FrdD → MKAIEKRSNAPIFWALFGAGGMLAALLGPALVFLTGIAVPLGLIFPPDALSWPHALAFARNWAGKAFLFAVVALFLWHAAHRIFHSLHDLGVHAGIAAKLVCYGFAAAGSLLAAGALLSLGF, encoded by the coding sequence ATGAAGGCGATCGAAAAACGCTCGAATGCGCCGATCTTCTGGGCGCTCTTCGGTGCCGGCGGCATGCTCGCGGCCCTGCTCGGGCCCGCGCTGGTATTCCTCACGGGGATCGCCGTTCCGCTCGGGCTGATCTTCCCGCCGGACGCGCTGAGCTGGCCCCACGCGCTCGCGTTCGCCCGGAACTGGGCCGGAAAGGCTTTCCTGTTCGCGGTCGTCGCGCTCTTCCTGTGGCACGCCGCGCATCGCATCTTTCACAGCCTGCACGACCTCGGGGTCCATGCAGGCATCGCCGCCAAGCTCGTCTGCTACGGCTTCGCGGCGGCCGGTTCGCTGCTCGCGGCCGGTGCATTGCTGTCGCTCGGTTTCTGA
- a CDS encoding dicarboxylate/amino acid:cation symporter → MGKKPFYRSLYFQVIVAIVIGVLLGHFYPQTGAAMKPLGDGFIKLIKMIIAPIIFCTVVVGIAGMEDMKKVGKTGGLALLYFEIVSTIALIIGLIIVNVVKPGAGMNIDPTTLDTKAIAAYTDPSKMQSTVDFLMAVIPSTIVDAFAKGEILQVLLFSVLFGFALHKFGGRGTLVFDFIEKFSHVLFGIVGYIMKVAPIGAFGAMAFTIGKHGVGTLAQLGMLMGTFYATCLIFIFGVLGAIARVHGFSVVKLIAYIKEELLIVLGTSSSESALPRLMAKMENLGCKKSTVGLVVPTGYSFNLDGTSIYLTMAAVFIAQATNTPLDITQQITLLAVLLLTSKGAAGVTGSGFIVLAATLSAVGGVPVAGLALILGIDRFMSEARALTNLIGNSVATIVVAKWCNDLDTVALQRHLNNETVEEADEPEAVLDEQEAHMGVPAIAGARA, encoded by the coding sequence ATGGGAAAGAAACCGTTCTACCGTTCGCTGTACTTCCAGGTCATCGTCGCGATCGTCATCGGCGTCCTGCTCGGGCATTTCTACCCGCAGACCGGCGCGGCGATGAAGCCGCTGGGTGATGGCTTCATCAAGCTGATCAAGATGATCATCGCCCCGATCATCTTCTGCACCGTCGTCGTCGGCATCGCCGGCATGGAGGACATGAAGAAGGTGGGCAAGACCGGCGGCCTGGCGCTGCTGTACTTCGAGATCGTCAGCACGATCGCGCTGATCATCGGCCTGATCATCGTGAACGTCGTCAAACCGGGCGCGGGCATGAACATCGACCCGACGACGCTCGACACCAAGGCGATCGCGGCCTACACGGATCCGTCGAAGATGCAGTCGACGGTCGACTTCCTGATGGCGGTCATCCCGAGCACGATCGTCGATGCCTTCGCGAAGGGCGAGATCCTGCAGGTGCTGCTGTTCTCGGTGCTGTTCGGCTTCGCGCTGCACAAGTTCGGCGGCCGCGGCACGCTGGTGTTCGACTTCATCGAGAAGTTCTCGCACGTGTTGTTCGGCATCGTCGGCTACATCATGAAGGTCGCCCCGATCGGCGCATTCGGCGCGATGGCCTTCACGATCGGCAAGCACGGTGTCGGCACGCTCGCGCAACTCGGCATGCTGATGGGCACCTTCTATGCGACCTGCCTGATCTTCATCTTCGGCGTGCTGGGCGCGATCGCTCGCGTGCACGGCTTCTCGGTCGTCAAGCTGATCGCCTACATCAAGGAAGAGCTGCTGATCGTGCTCGGCACCTCGTCGTCGGAATCGGCCCTGCCGCGCCTGATGGCGAAGATGGAAAACCTGGGTTGCAAGAAGTCGACCGTCGGCCTCGTGGTTCCGACCGGCTACTCGTTCAACCTCGACGGCACCTCGATCTACCTGACGATGGCGGCGGTGTTCATCGCCCAGGCGACCAACACCCCGCTCGACATCACCCAGCAAATCACGCTGCTCGCGGTGCTGCTGCTGACCTCGAAGGGCGCGGCCGGCGTCACCGGCAGCGGCTTCATCGTGCTGGCCGCGACGCTGTCGGCGGTGGGCGGCGTGCCGGTGGCCGGCCTCGCGCTGATCCTCGGCATCGACCGCTTCATGTCGGAAGCCCGTGCGCTGACCAACCTGATCGGCAACAGCGTCGCGACGATCGTCGTGGCGAAGTGGTGCAATGACCTCGACACGGTCGCGCTGCAACGCCACCTCAACAACGAGACGGTGGAAGAGGCGGACGAGCCGGAAGCCGTGCTCGACGAGCAGGAAGCCCACATGGGCGTGCCCGCCATAGCCGGAGCCCGCGCCTGA
- a CDS encoding peroxidase-related enzyme (This protein belongs to a clade of uncharacterized proteins related to peroxidases such as the alkylhydroperoxidase AhpD.) has translation MSDLPISRFPVPELKDLPEDIRAKILAVQQKAGFVPNVFLTLAHRPDEFRAFFAYHDALMEKDQGLTKAEREMIVVATSGANNCLYCVVAHGAILRIRAKNPRVADQVATNYRKAEITPRQRAMLDFAMKVALDSGAVDEADFAPLREQGFSDDDIWDIGAIAGFFAMSNRLANLSSMRPNDEFYLMGRLPKA, from the coding sequence ACATCCGCGCCAAGATCCTCGCCGTGCAGCAAAAGGCCGGCTTCGTACCCAACGTGTTCCTGACGCTCGCGCACCGGCCGGACGAGTTCCGCGCCTTCTTCGCCTATCACGACGCCTTGATGGAAAAGGACCAGGGGCTCACGAAGGCCGAGCGCGAGATGATCGTCGTCGCGACCTCGGGCGCGAACAACTGCCTCTACTGCGTCGTCGCCCACGGCGCGATCCTGCGTATCCGCGCGAAGAACCCGCGCGTCGCCGACCAGGTCGCGACCAACTACCGCAAGGCCGAGATCACGCCGCGGCAGCGTGCGATGCTCGATTTCGCGATGAAGGTCGCGCTGGACTCCGGGGCCGTCGACGAGGCCGACTTCGCACCGCTGCGCGAGCAGGGCTTCAGCGACGACGACATCTGGGACATCGGCGCGATCGCCGGCTTCTTTGCGATGAGCAACCGCCTCGCGAACCTTTCCAGCATGCGGCCCAACGACGAGTTCTACCTGATGGGGCGCCTGCCGAAGGCGTGA
- a CDS encoding DMT family transporter, with product MPTLPPRLAALTPLLFVLLWSTGFIGAKFGLPYAEPLTFLATRYVLVIALMGALALLMRAPWPKDLRQVGHIGVAGLLLQATYLGGVFMAIHRGLPAGVTALVVGMQPLLTALGAGWLLGERVTPRQWAGLALGFVGVTLVVSNKVSVGSGLAELGWMLAPALAALAGITGGTLYQKRFCPSFDLRTGAVIQFVPSLTVTGFLASRSETMHIVWSGQFVFALLWLVLVLSLGAISLLNVLIRNGSAVNVASLFYLTPPTTALMAWMLFGETLSGVALAGMVVAVAGVWLARKV from the coding sequence ATGCCCACGCTGCCCCCACGCCTGGCCGCACTCACTCCGCTGCTCTTCGTGCTGCTTTGGAGCACCGGCTTCATCGGCGCCAAATTCGGCCTGCCCTACGCGGAACCGCTGACCTTTCTCGCGACACGCTACGTGCTGGTGATCGCGCTGATGGGCGCACTGGCACTGCTGATGCGCGCGCCGTGGCCGAAGGACTTGCGTCAGGTCGGGCACATCGGGGTCGCCGGCCTGCTGCTGCAGGCGACCTATCTCGGCGGCGTGTTCATGGCGATCCATCGCGGCCTGCCCGCCGGCGTCACGGCACTCGTGGTCGGCATGCAACCGCTGCTCACCGCGCTCGGCGCCGGGTGGCTACTCGGCGAGCGCGTCACGCCGCGGCAGTGGGCAGGGCTCGCGCTCGGCTTCGTCGGCGTGACGCTGGTCGTCAGCAACAAGGTCTCGGTCGGCAGCGGCCTGGCGGAACTCGGCTGGATGCTCGCGCCCGCGCTGGCGGCGCTCGCCGGCATCACCGGCGGCACGCTGTATCAGAAGCGCTTCTGCCCGAGTTTCGATCTGCGCACCGGCGCGGTCATCCAGTTCGTGCCGAGCCTGACCGTGACCGGCTTCCTCGCGAGCCGCAGCGAGACGATGCATATCGTGTGGAGCGGGCAGTTCGTGTTCGCGCTGCTGTGGCTGGTGCTGGTGCTCTCGCTCGGTGCGATCAGCCTGCTCAACGTGCTGATCCGCAACGGTAGCGCCGTCAACGTCGCGAGCCTCTTCTACCTCACGCCGCCGACGACTGCGCTGATGGCCTGGATGCTGTTCGGCGAGACGCTGAGCGGGGTCGCACTCGCCGGCATGGTCGTTGCCGTGGCCGGGGTGTGGCTCGCGCGCAAGGTCTGA